DNA sequence from the Asticcacaulis sp. AND118 genome:
GCATTGAGGCCGTAGCCTTCGGCGGGCGTGGCGAACTGATCATTGGCCAAAGACGTGCCGGTCCGCCCGCTGAGCACCGAGACGGAGCGGTTGGTGAGATCGCTGTCACGATACCAGGCCTGAAGCCGGTAGCCCCGCCCGGTATCGCCGGTCGGGCGGGTCAGGCTGACGGCGTACTGGTGGCCGCTGGCATTGGCCGTCGCGCCGGACAGACCCGTATCGCGGCGGCTGTCGTAAGTCCCCGCCAAAAGGGTCAGGTCGTGCACGCCGATCTCGCGGTGCCACACGGCCAGAACGGCGTCATCGTCCCCGGAGACGCCCTCGTCCGCGGCCCCGCGTTGCGGTGCGCGCACGGCAGCGTCGCCATAACGGCGGGCGCGGCTGTAGTGGAGGCTCAAGCCCCCCACTCCGGCATTGAGCTGAGCGCCCCAATTACCGCTGTCACCCCAGTCGAGACCGCCGGAAAACCCGCCCTGCGTCGGCGCAAGGTCCATATCGACCACACCGGTCAGGGCACCGGCCCCATAGGCTCCGCCGCCCGCGCCGCGCACCACACGCGCGCGGTCGATGGCGTCCGTCGGCAGGCCGGCCCAGATCACCCAGCCGCCGAACGGATCGTTCTGCGGCACGCCATCCAGCGTCACCAGGGCCCGCCCGGCCCCGGACGGCGCAATGGCCCGCAGGGACAGGCCCTGAATCGTAGGATTGGCGGTCAGGCTGGATTGGCGGCGAAAGAGCGAGGCCCGCGCCTCGCCCTTCAACGCCTCATCGAGACTGGCCGCCGCTTCCAGAGCCGGCTTGCCCACGGTAAGCGTGGAAAAGGCCGCATCGCCGCTGAACGGCTTGAGCCGTCCGCGCACGACGATTTCCGCCTCCTCCGCCCCCGCCGGTACGGCCAGTGAAAGCCCTATCAGCAAAGGCAGAGGCAGATTGGCTTTCATGCGTTTTACCACGTGGTCGGCTTGGGATTGCGATCGAAGCCCATCTGATGCCAGTAGGGATAGATCGGCTGGCGGCGGCTGACGGCGTCGAGGCGCGCCACCTGATCGGTCGTAAGGTCCCAGCCGACGGCGCCCAGATTGGCCTTGAGCTGATCGGCATTGCGCGCGCCGACGACGATATTGGCGACGCCGGGACGTTGCAGCAGCCAGTTGAGCGCCACCTGCGGCACGGTCTTGTCCACCTCGCGCGCGATCTCGCCCAGCACATCGACGACGTTGTAAAGGTGTTCAGTATCCACCGGCGGGCCGCCGGCCTCGCCGCCCTGGGCGATACGGCCTTCGCTGGCCGGCTGATCACGGCGTATCTTGCCGGTCAGGCGGCCCCAGCCGAGCGGCGACCACACCATCGTCCCCACACCCTGATCGAGGGTCAGGGGCATCAGCTCCCATTCGTATTCGCGCCCGATCAGCGAATAATAGCCCTGATAGGCGACATAGCGGCTGAGACCCAGACGGTCGGAGGCCGCCAGCGACTTCATCAGGTGCCAGCCGGAA
Encoded proteins:
- a CDS encoding aldo/keto reductase — encoded protein: MQYRHLGRSGLKVPVLSFGTGTFGGKGDMFSKWGATDVAEAKNLVDLCLDHGVNFFDTADVYSRGASEDILGQAIRGRRDDVLISTKGTFTMGDGPNDKGSSRYHLLRSVEGSLKRLGTDHIDVYFMHGFDALTPVEEVLSTLDTLVTSGKVRYIGASNFSGWHLMKSLAASDRLGLSRYVAYQGYYSLIGREYEWELMPLTLDQGVGTMVWSPLGWGRLTGKIRRDQPASEGRIAQGGEAGGPPVDTEHLYNVVDVLGEIAREVDKTVPQVALNWLLQRPGVANIVVGARNADQLKANLGAVGWDLTTDQVARLDAVSRRQPIYPYWHQMGFDRNPKPTTW